The Drosophila ananassae strain 14024-0371.13 chromosome 4 unlocalized genomic scaffold, ASM1763931v2 tig00000073, whole genome shotgun sequence sequence TTATAAGCTTCTGCAAGTCCAATTACCACTCCGCCCTTAGCAGTGCCATCTAACTTTGTTACGATTAGCCCGGTAACATTAACCATTTTGCTAAATGCTTCTAATTGGCTATAAGCATTTTGGCCGGTAGTTGCATCAAGAACTAAAATAACGTCATGAGGGGCAGTACCATCCAATTTCTTTATcgttctatatatttttgataacTCCTCCATAAGGTTCACATTATTTTGCAGCCTTCCTGCTGTGTCAATTAGAACAACATCAACGTTATCCTTTATAGCTTGACTTACAGCTCTATATGCCACACTTGCAGAGTCGCTACCGTACTCTCCAGTAACAATCAAGCAATCAGAACGTTCTGCCCAAATGTTTAATTGCTCACTAGCAGCAGCTCTAAATGTGTCACACGCAACAAGCATAACGGATTTTCTCATCTCCTTATATTTATATGCAAGCTTACCTATAGTCGTGGTTTTACCATTACCGTTTACTCCGCATACCATTATTATAtgtggttttttatttaaaattaacgGCTGCACGACTGGATTTAATATAGCTTCTATTTCATTCACTAATTGCTGCGTGATAATATTATACTCAACTTCCTTGTCAAATTTGATGCTTGTGAGCCTATCGATAATCAACTTAGAAGTTTTATGACCAATGTCCATGCTAATTAGCAATTCTTCTAGCTCATCTAAAAGCGACtgatctaatttttttttgccagaaAAAATACTTTTCACTCCGTCGCTAAAGCGAGAAGAAGTTTTTAACAAGCCTTTATAAAGGTTACCAAATAAACTCAAGGGAATACTCCTTTTTAATTACAATATAGAGAATGACATGCACTACGTGTATTTGTAAAGTAAATACACTCGTAACCCATATATTTTGTGAGTAAAATATACTGTTTGCTAGTGcatttttctttagtttttaacCTAAATATGTTATAATGTAGAATAGCGGTTCACAGGTAATTTTATGAGTTATAATGAGAAAATTTTAGATCATTACGAAAATCCAAGAAATGTTGGCTCTCTGGATAAAAATGATCCAAATGTTGGCACTGGTCTAGTTGGTGCACCATCGTGCGGTGATGTAATGAAATTGCAGATAAAGGTCAATGACAAAGGTGTTATTGAAGATgcaaaatttaaaacttttgGCTGCGGTTCTGCCATTGCTTCAAGTTCCTTGTTAACAGAGATGATAAAGGGAAGAACCATCAGTGACGTTACACAGATAAAGAATACTCAAATAGTGGAAGAGTTGTCTTTACCTCCAGTGAAGATACACTGTTCGGTACTTGCTGAAGATGCTATAAAGGCTGCTATTCATGACTATCAAAGTAAACAAAAGAATTAAGAAGCTACGAACATGGGTGAATATCAAGAAGTAGGCGGAGGTGAAACtgtaaaaaagaataaaaaacttatcactatAACTGCGGAAGCAGTAGAAAGGATAAGGTATTTATTGGACCAAAAGAAGCATACTAACCTTGAGAAACCGGAAGAAGCAATAGGAATAAGAGTGCTAATTAAGCAAAAAGGATGTTCTGGTTTAAAATATGATATTGAATATGCATATGATACTCGTCCTTTAGAGTCGATAATTGAGGAAAACTGTAGTGATGGCCAAAAAGTTAAAGTGTTGATCGACCCAAAATCCGTCATGTTTATTCTTGGCTCTGAAATGGATTATGTAGAAGAAAAATTTTCATCGggttttgttttcaaaaatcCTAATGAGAAAGGAAAATGTGGTTGTGGAGAGAGTTTTCATGTCTAGCAACTATTTTGCATTGTTTGAAATTGAACCAgctttcaatatcagttttgATGAGttagagaaaaaatatattgagcTAAGCAGGACTGATATAAATGAAAGACAGTCCCAAAACATGGAAAATATTAACAGAGCTTATCAAGTGCTAAAGTCACCACTAGAACGTGCTGAGCATTTGCTGGATTTTTTTGATGTGAAAAGCCAAAAGGACCACTTAAATTCTGAAATATTAAGTGAATCAATGGAAATAAGAGAGTATTTGCTGGACTGCGACAATCTACAATTTGCAAGCAGGATGAttgatgaaaaaataaaagattgcGTTAAAAACCTAATTAACACTTTTGCTGTAAAGAATTTTGATGGAGCTGCTACACAAGTCTTaagattgaaatatttatataagtCATTTGAGGAGGTGAAAAAGAATGCAACCAATTCAAATTTCTGAACCAAATTCAAGTGAAGTAGTTTTTGGTATAGATCTTGGTACTACCAATTCTTTGATTGCTATGGTAAATAAAGCTGGTAACGTGGAGATATTTAAAGATGAACAAGGAAGAGAACTGCTGCCTTCTGCTCTTTCATATGAAAATAATACATTGAAAACTGGCTACGATGTCGGTCAAAATGCAATCTACTCAATAAAGCGTTTAATGGGTAAAAGTGTTgaagaattaaataaagaagGCCTCAATTTTGAAATAGATCATGAAAGCGAAAAAGTTATTAGAATAAAATGCGCAGAGGAAAAGTATCTTACTCCTATTGAGATTTCTGCTGAGATATTAAAAGCTTTATGTGAGAGGGTAAAAAAGTCTAAGGGACTGGAAGTAAAAAAAGCAGTGATTACTGTGCCAGCTTACTTTGACGATTCAGCACGTAACGCAACTAAATATGCGGCAAAATTAGCTGGCATAGAAGTTCTTCGCCTCGTTAACGAGCCAACCGCTGCAGCGCTTTCTTACTCCATTGAAAAGAACAATAGCAGTGGAATATATGCAGTTTATGACCTTGGTGGTGGAACATTTGATATTTCGATATTGAAATTGCATCAAGGAGTGTTTCAAGTTCTTGCGGTTGGTGGTGACACCAAACTCGGCGGTGATGATTTTGATCATTTGCTGAGTTCAATTGTGATTGATAAGTATAGAGAAAAGACGGCTAAGCAACTAAATTCCTTACTTATCGAATCACGTATTGTAAAAGAATACCTGAGCAAAAACACCTCAGGCATTTTTGAATTCAGCATTAACGGCAAGCCATTTGAATGTGAAATTACCAGAGAAGAATTCGAGCAGGCAATAAGTCCTTTAGTTAATAGGACTATCAATATAGTCACTCGTACTATAAGCGATATAGATCTTAAAATTGACGATATAAAAGGAGTAATTTTAGTTGGTGGTGCAACTAGAACACCATTGGTTCAAAATTCACTAGTCAAACTCTTTGGAAATAAAGTACTAAATGACGTGGATCCGGATAAAGCAGTTGCCATTGGGGCAGCTCTGCAGGCTCATGATTTAATTTCGAGCTCAAAAGATAGAAATATTCTCCTGGATGTTCTACCTTTATCACTTGGCATAGAAACTATGGGAGACATAGTTGAAAAAATCATACCAAGAAATACGCCACTACCAGTTTCAGAGATAAAAGAGTTTACAACTTATGTTGATGGGCAAACAGCAATGAAAATTCATGTTTGTCAGGGAGAACGTGAAATGATAGAGGATAACAAATCTCTAGCGCAGTTTGAACTAAAAGGTATACCGCCACTGCCTGCAGGTTCTGCAAGAGTTGAAATAGAATTCACAGTTAACGTTGACGGAATCTTGACTGTTACTGCAAGAGAAAAAACCACCAGAATCGAGCAGACAGTTGAAGTAAATTCAAGTTTTGGCTTGAGTGAAGCTGATATTCAAAATATGGTTGACCAGTCAATAAACAGCTTTGACGAGGATATGAAGGCTCGTTCCCTTGCAGGCGctaaaattaatggaaataaaCTCATACACTTGgttgaaaacaataataaccTTTCCACTGatcaaaagttgaaaaacctattacaaaatgcaaaaaacgcTTTACAAGGCAATGACTTGAATGAAATTAACAACACTATCGCCGAGTTAGAAAATTCTTCTTTAGAGTTGTGTGAATTAACAAATAGGTAGAAAAAGCTTACACAACCTTGTGCAATACCCTATTTAATCTCAAAGCAACAGGTAACCTGAAATTAAATGGTAACCAATCGACCTTTCCTAATTTAAATGATAAACCAACTATGCTTACACGCCCAATGATATTTTCCATTGGTACAAAACCAACTTCAGGAAACCTACTATCTAAAGAATTATTTCTATTGTCTCCCATAACGAAAAATTGATCGTTAGGTACATAATAAACCGGAGTGTTATATGATAGCTTATTAGAAATGTCATCTACCAAAATCTCATGTTCCTTGCCACTTAAAAGCGTTTCTATATATCTTGGTATGTTACGATTTGACTCATAAtcaaaaaaactttcaattTGCCTTCGCTTTACTTTCTGATCATTTAGGTATAATTCTCCCTCTATCATTTGCACTTTGTCACCTGGTGTTCCTATTACTCGCTTAACAAACCTGATGCTGTCATTTCTTGTGGGTTTGAAAACTACTATGTCGCCACGCTTTGGAGGGGTATAAAAAATCCTGCCGCTAAAAATGTTTGGAGAAAATGGAAAGGAGTGTTTACTGTAACCGTATGAATATTTACTAGTAAAAATGTAATCCCCTTCAAGTAGGGTGCTTTTCATTGAACCAGAAGGTATATGAAATGGCTCGAATAAAAAACTACGTATTGACAGCGCAATCAAcagtaaaaaaaacaatgaagATAAAAATCTTCCCGTTCTTATCACCCAGTTTTTGCTTAGTTCTTCCaactttgtttttcttataaaTTAAGCTTATTATAatacataaattaaaaaatggtaatatgaaattttatttgtgaatGTTATTCCTCTATTCAAAACGATTTTGGTTCATTTCTTTCAACGGTGTCATCCAAGTAGCGTGACACATAACTGTACGAACATTGCAATTTGCAGGTGGCAGATGAAAGTAGCTGATGCACATCTGTACGAACATTTGCTTTTGTTAAGGTAATATGGTGTTATgaaagtagctgacactggaatGGCTTTGTTGCATCGCTACTTATGAAAGGCTAACTATAGTTAGGATTATAAGCAACCTATTGaaaatcttgtttttttgCAATCAATCTGATCAAATTTAAGAATagtaatttgttatttatattaataaatttaattctatTGAAAATAGCTAAAGCATTGAAATTCTTGAATTTTAGCCGGATTGGTAAATGGTAGTGAAATTTCTTTTACTCAAATTTAGGTATTCATTGACCGTTCTTGTTATAAATACCAGAATAATAAGCTACTGATATTCCCtatcttttttatctttaatcCATCATAGCTAGCGATGCAACAAAGCCCACTGGAATCCAGGTTGTAACCGTTCACGGATTGTGAGAATGAATAAAGAACTAAGCAGTCGTAACTTTTGGAAGGGATTTTGGCCATTGAGACGTGATGTCAAAAATATCGACAACATTC is a genomic window containing:
- the LOC123257864 gene encoding chaperone protein HscA-like, whose product is MQPIQISEPNSSEVVFGIDLGTTNSLIAMVNKAGNVEIFKDEQGRELLPSALSYENNTLKTGYDVGQNAIYSIKRLMGKSVEELNKEGLNFEIDHESEKVIRIKCAEEKYLTPIEISAEILKALCERVKKSKGLEVKKAVITVPAYFDDSARNATKYAAKLAGIEVLRLVNEPTAAALSYSIEKNNSSGIYAVYDLGGGTFDISILKLHQGVFQVLAVGGDTKLGGDDFDHLLSSIVIDKYREKTAKQLNSLLIESRIVKEYLSKNTSGIFEFSINGKPFECEITREEFEQAISPLVNRTINIVTRTISDIDLKIDDIKGVILVGGATRTPLVQNSLVKLFGNKVLNDVDPDKAVAIGAALQAHDLISSSKDRNILLDVLPLSLGIETMGDIVEKIIPRNTPLPVSEIKEFTTYVDGQTAMKIHVCQGEREMIEDNKSLAQFELKGIPPLPAGSARVEIEFTVNVDGILTVTAREKTTRIEQTVEVNSSFGLSEADIQNMVDQSINSFDEDMKARSLAGAKINGNKLIHLVENNNNLSTDQKLKNLLQNAKNALQGNDLNEINNTIAELENSSLELCELTNR